The Antarcticibacterium sp. 1MA-6-2 genome has a window encoding:
- a CDS encoding homocysteine S-methyltransferase family protein: MSKIEELLSNKILILDGAMGTMLQEYKFSEEDFRGSRFKDWPTSLKGNNDLLSLTQPEAIADIHRKYFYAGADIVETNTFSGTTIAMADYQMEDLVYELNYESARIAKKVAEEVTAENPDKPRFVAGAMGPTNKTASMSPDVNDPGFRAISFEELRVAYRQQAQALIDGGVDVLLVETVFDTLNAKAALFAIDELKEELNSDIPVMISGTITDASGRTLSGQTAEAFLISISHIPLLSVGFNCALGAKQLTPHLEVLAQKTPYGVSAYPNAGLPNAFGEYDESASQMAEQIKEYLEKGLVNILGGCCGTTPAHIKAIADIAKDYKPRAIAVKELLNSEV; encoded by the coding sequence ATGTCAAAAATAGAAGAATTACTGTCCAATAAAATACTCATTCTTGATGGTGCCATGGGTACCATGCTGCAGGAATATAAATTTTCTGAAGAGGATTTTAGGGGCTCCCGGTTTAAAGACTGGCCCACTTCTTTAAAGGGGAACAATGACTTGTTATCCCTCACTCAACCTGAAGCTATTGCCGATATTCATCGCAAGTATTTTTATGCAGGAGCAGATATTGTTGAGACGAACACCTTCTCGGGGACCACCATTGCCATGGCCGATTATCAAATGGAAGATCTCGTGTATGAACTTAACTACGAAAGCGCCCGAATAGCCAAAAAAGTTGCCGAGGAGGTAACGGCAGAAAATCCGGATAAACCCAGGTTTGTAGCCGGAGCAATGGGACCTACAAACAAAACTGCGAGTATGAGCCCCGATGTTAATGATCCCGGATTTCGCGCAATTTCCTTTGAAGAATTAAGGGTAGCATATAGACAGCAGGCACAGGCTCTAATTGATGGAGGTGTAGATGTATTACTGGTAGAGACAGTTTTTGATACTCTTAATGCCAAAGCCGCATTATTTGCAATTGATGAGCTTAAGGAAGAGCTAAACAGTGATATTCCCGTAATGATTAGCGGAACAATTACCGACGCTTCCGGGAGGACTCTTTCGGGACAAACCGCAGAAGCTTTTCTCATTTCAATTTCTCATATTCCTTTATTAAGTGTTGGTTTTAACTGTGCTTTAGGAGCAAAGCAATTAACCCCTCACCTCGAGGTGCTGGCACAAAAAACTCCTTATGGGGTTTCGGCGTATCCTAATGCGGGATTACCTAATGCTTTTGGGGAATATGATGAAAGCGCGTCACAAATGGCAGAGCAGATAAAAGAATATCTGGAGAAAGGACTTGTAAATATATTGGGTGGTTGCTGCGGAACAACCCCCGCTCATATTAAGGCTATTGCAGATATTGCAAAAGATTATAAACCCAGAGCAATAGCAGTAAAAGAACTTTTAAATTCTGAAGTATAG
- the metH gene encoding methionine synthase — translation MAREQTLEEQKNKDSSSVNPKRALKPLKLSGLEPLVITPETNFVNVGERTNVAGSKKFLRLIKDDKYEEALDVARDQVEGGAQIIDINMDDGLIDGKEAMVKFLNLIVAEPDISRVPIMIDSSKWEILEASLQVVQGKCVVNSISLKEGEEEFLSHAKKIRRYGAAVIVMAFDEVGQADNYERRIEIAKRSYDLLTQKVNFPPEDIIFDLNIFPVATGMEEHRRNSIDFIEAVRWVKENLPYCSLSGGVSNVSFSFRGNDPVREAMHSVFLYHAIQAGMNMGIVNPALLDVYDNIPKDLLEHVEDVILDRRDDATERLLAFAENVVGTERESKVDLSWREKPVQERITHALVKGIDTYILDDIEAARQEAARPLEVIEGHLMIGMNVVGDLFGSGKMFLPQVVKSARVMKKAVAYLLPYIEADTSGPRQQAGKVLLATVKGDVHDIGKNIVGVVLACNNYDIIDLGVMVPPEKIIETAKAENVDVIGLSGLITPSLDEMVHLAKEMQRQNFEVPLLIGGATTSKAHTAVKIDPQYNNAVVHVNDASRAVTVVGDLLKENTRRKYMDDLKAEYDIFRSNFGKRSKVKEYLSIADARKNKYKIDWKTSELLKPNKCGIQIIEDFDLRKLVEFIDWTPFFRSWELHGKYPDILTDEVVGEQATALFKDARELLNQILDEKLLKAKAVYGLFPANTVNDDDIEIIYGDASEEKRMLFRTLRQQLKKYKGKPNFALADFVAPKETGIQDHLGLFCVTTGFGTDELAKEYEKDHDDYNSILIKALSDRLAEAFAEYLHKQIRTEDWGYASGEQLSNEELIKESYKGIRPAPGYPACPDHLEKISIWDVLKVEEKIGVKLTESLAMWLTASVSGYYFANPEARYFGVGKITEDQVKDFANRKNISLEKAEKWLSPSIAD, via the coding sequence ATGGCCAGAGAACAAACTTTAGAAGAACAGAAAAATAAAGACTCCTCATCAGTTAACCCGAAAAGAGCACTTAAACCGCTGAAACTTTCGGGTCTGGAACCGCTGGTGATAACTCCCGAAACTAACTTTGTGAATGTGGGAGAACGAACCAACGTGGCAGGGTCTAAAAAATTTCTCCGTCTCATAAAAGACGATAAATATGAGGAAGCCTTGGATGTGGCAAGGGATCAGGTTGAAGGAGGCGCGCAGATCATAGATATAAACATGGATGATGGCCTCATTGATGGAAAAGAGGCTATGGTCAAATTTCTCAATCTCATAGTTGCCGAGCCTGACATATCGAGGGTTCCCATTATGATAGATAGTTCAAAATGGGAAATTCTGGAAGCCAGTCTTCAGGTGGTACAGGGGAAATGTGTGGTAAATTCCATCAGCTTAAAGGAAGGCGAAGAGGAATTTCTTTCCCACGCCAAAAAGATTAGAAGATATGGAGCAGCTGTTATTGTTATGGCTTTTGATGAAGTAGGCCAGGCAGATAACTATGAACGCCGCATCGAAATTGCAAAACGCTCCTATGACCTTCTTACTCAAAAAGTGAATTTTCCGCCGGAAGATATCATTTTTGATCTAAATATTTTCCCTGTTGCTACTGGTATGGAAGAACATCGTCGTAATTCTATAGATTTTATAGAAGCGGTGAGATGGGTGAAAGAGAACCTGCCTTATTGTAGCCTAAGTGGGGGAGTAAGTAATGTTTCTTTCTCTTTCCGTGGTAACGATCCGGTGAGGGAGGCGATGCATTCGGTTTTTCTGTATCATGCGATCCAGGCGGGAATGAACATGGGAATTGTAAATCCGGCACTACTGGACGTATATGATAATATTCCGAAAGATCTTTTAGAGCACGTTGAAGATGTGATCCTGGACAGGAGAGATGATGCTACTGAACGCTTATTAGCTTTTGCGGAAAATGTTGTAGGCACAGAAAGAGAGAGTAAAGTAGATCTTTCATGGAGGGAAAAGCCAGTTCAGGAGCGCATTACGCACGCCCTTGTAAAAGGAATTGATACTTATATCCTCGATGATATTGAAGCTGCAAGGCAGGAGGCAGCAAGACCCCTGGAAGTAATCGAGGGTCACCTGATGATCGGAATGAACGTAGTTGGAGATCTCTTTGGAAGCGGAAAAATGTTCCTTCCCCAGGTTGTGAAGTCGGCGCGGGTAATGAAAAAAGCTGTGGCTTATCTCCTCCCTTACATTGAAGCAGACACTTCCGGGCCAAGACAACAGGCTGGTAAAGTACTTCTTGCTACAGTAAAAGGTGATGTACACGATATAGGTAAAAATATTGTAGGGGTTGTTCTGGCTTGTAATAATTATGATATCATTGATCTTGGAGTCATGGTACCCCCGGAAAAAATAATTGAAACAGCAAAAGCTGAAAATGTTGATGTTATTGGCCTTAGCGGATTAATTACTCCGTCCCTGGATGAAATGGTGCACCTGGCAAAGGAGATGCAAAGACAGAACTTTGAAGTGCCTTTATTAATTGGAGGAGCTACAACATCTAAGGCCCATACAGCGGTGAAAATCGATCCGCAGTACAATAATGCGGTGGTACATGTCAACGATGCCTCAAGGGCGGTAACCGTGGTGGGAGATCTTCTTAAGGAAAATACCCGAAGAAAATATATGGATGACCTAAAGGCGGAGTACGACATCTTCAGAAGTAACTTCGGAAAAAGAAGTAAGGTCAAAGAATATCTTTCTATTGCTGATGCAAGGAAGAATAAATATAAAATAGACTGGAAAACTTCAGAATTATTAAAACCGAACAAGTGCGGGATCCAAATAATTGAAGATTTTGATCTGAGGAAACTGGTTGAGTTCATTGACTGGACCCCGTTTTTCAGAAGCTGGGAATTGCACGGGAAATATCCCGATATTCTTACTGACGAAGTAGTAGGAGAACAAGCCACTGCTCTGTTTAAAGATGCAAGGGAGCTTCTGAATCAAATTTTAGATGAAAAGCTGCTGAAGGCTAAAGCTGTCTACGGACTTTTTCCGGCTAATACTGTAAATGATGACGACATAGAAATTATTTACGGGGATGCTTCCGAAGAAAAAAGGATGCTTTTCCGAACTCTTCGTCAACAATTGAAGAAGTACAAAGGAAAACCCAATTTTGCCCTAGCTGATTTTGTCGCTCCAAAAGAGACAGGTATTCAGGATCACCTCGGTCTTTTTTGTGTAACTACAGGTTTTGGGACAGACGAATTGGCCAAAGAATACGAAAAAGACCACGATGACTACAATTCAATTTTAATAAAAGCACTTTCTGATCGTCTTGCTGAAGCCTTTGCTGAGTATCTTCATAAACAGATAAGAACTGAAGACTGGGGTTATGCATCAGGGGAGCAACTTTCTAATGAAGAGCTTATAAAAGAAAGTTATAAAGGTATTAGGCCTGCACCGGGGTATCCCGCCTGTCCCGATCATCTTGAGAAGATAAGTATTTGGGACGTATTAAAAGTAGAAGAAAAAATAGGAGTAAAATTAACCGAAAGTCTCGCTATGTGGCTTACCGCCAGTGTAAGCGGATATTATTTTGCCAATCCTGAAGCGCGGTATTTTGGAGTCGGAAAGATTACCGAAGATCAAGTTAAAGATTTTGCAAACAGAAAAAATATATCGCTGGAAAAAGCCGAAAAGTGGCTTAGTCCATCCATTGCAGATTAA
- the metF gene encoding methylenetetrahydrofolate reductase [NAD(P)H] — MKITEHINAAKGRTLFSFEILPPLKGQNIQSIFDGIDPLMEFKPPFIDVTYHREEYVYIEKENGLLEKKVVRKRPGTVGICAAIQSKYKVDAVPHILCGGFSKEDTENFLIDLDFLGIKNVMALRGDAVKSETYFKPDPNGNIFACDLVKQIMDMNIGDFQEEILENSHHTDFCVGVAGYPEKHMEAPSLDQDIKRLKEKQESGAAYVVTQMFFDNEKFFQYVEKCRQYGITIPIIPGLKPLATKNQLTVLPHRFHVDLPEDLISEVDKCKNNQEVRQVGVEWCTEQSKELIKEGVPVLHYYSMGKSDNIKKIASAVF, encoded by the coding sequence ATGAAAATAACAGAGCATATTAATGCAGCAAAAGGAAGAACATTATTTTCTTTTGAAATTTTACCTCCCTTAAAAGGGCAGAATATTCAATCTATTTTTGACGGCATAGATCCTTTAATGGAATTTAAACCTCCGTTTATTGATGTCACTTATCACAGGGAGGAGTATGTTTATATTGAAAAGGAGAACGGACTTCTGGAAAAGAAAGTAGTTAGAAAGCGTCCCGGAACAGTTGGGATTTGCGCAGCCATCCAGAGCAAATATAAAGTTGACGCTGTACCTCATATCCTGTGTGGCGGTTTCAGCAAGGAAGACACAGAAAATTTTTTAATAGATCTGGATTTTCTGGGAATCAAGAATGTAATGGCTTTACGAGGTGACGCGGTGAAAAGTGAGACCTACTTTAAACCCGATCCAAATGGAAATATCTTCGCCTGCGATCTTGTAAAGCAAATAATGGATATGAACATAGGAGACTTTCAGGAGGAGATCCTGGAAAATTCTCATCATACTGATTTTTGTGTGGGGGTGGCAGGTTATCCCGAAAAACATATGGAAGCACCAAGTTTGGACCAGGATATAAAACGATTAAAGGAGAAGCAGGAATCGGGAGCAGCCTATGTGGTGACACAGATGTTCTTTGATAATGAGAAATTTTTTCAATACGTGGAAAAATGCCGACAGTACGGCATAACAATTCCGATAATTCCGGGATTAAAACCTTTGGCAACAAAAAATCAGCTAACGGTTCTTCCGCACAGGTTTCACGTAGACCTTCCCGAAGATTTAATTTCTGAAGTTGACAAATGTAAAAATAACCAGGAAGTACGCCAGGTAGGGGTGGAATGGTGTACAGAACAAAGTAAGGAATTAATTAAGGAAGGAGTTCCTGTATTGCATTACTACTCGATGGGAAAAAGTGACAATATAAAAAAGATAGCTTCAGCAGTATTTTAA